A genomic region of [Eubacterium] eligens ATCC 27750 contains the following coding sequences:
- a CDS encoding FtsB family cell division protein, with translation MKLESRRERAERLKKQRRSTLAGMIIAIIVVVALGVVLWRGKAGLEEKNADYQAQITELQSKIDDENKRSDELSEYEKYVKTKKFVEEIAKNKFGLIYPDELVFKPNNK, from the coding sequence ATGAAATTAGAATCTAGAAGAGAGCGTGCAGAAAGGCTTAAGAAGCAGAGAAGGTCAACGCTGGCAGGAATGATTATTGCAATTATTGTTGTCGTGGCACTTGGCGTTGTTCTGTGGAGAGGCAAGGCAGGACTTGAAGAAAAGAATGCTGATTATCAGGCTCAGATTACAGAGTTACAATCCAAGATTGATGACGAGAATAAAAGAAGTGATGAATTGTCTGAATATGAGAAGTATGTCAAGACAAAGAAGTTCGTTGAGGAGATTGCCAAGAATAAATTCGGGCTTATATATCCTGACGAACTGGTGTTTAAGCCTAATAACAAGTAA
- the yabQ gene encoding spore cortex biosynthesis protein YabQ, translating to MINEIIYWELYALVVSFFNGVLLAWIYDNIRAFRRIVRHKTIAFMSVEDIIYGIYAGLSVFVMCFKVADGIIRGFIIMGIAVGAFLYFKFLSSFYIRWSVRIIKILLKPACFILKNVVRIITIPVRSLKMYMKRRKDMGKKEAQG from the coding sequence ATGATTAATGAGATTATATATTGGGAGCTTTATGCACTTGTGGTAAGCTTCTTTAATGGTGTTCTGCTTGCATGGATATACGATAATATAAGGGCTTTCAGACGAATTGTACGGCATAAAACAATTGCTTTTATGAGTGTGGAAGATATTATATATGGAATATATGCCGGATTAAGTGTATTTGTGATGTGCTTTAAGGTTGCAGACGGAATTATCCGCGGATTCATAATTATGGGGATTGCTGTGGGGGCATTTCTGTATTTTAAGTTTTTAAGCAGTTTTTATATAAGGTGGTCAGTAAGAATTATAAAAATTTTACTAAAACCGGCATGTTTTATATTGAAAAATGTGGTGCGTATTATTACAATACCAGTAAGAAGCCTTAAAATGTATATGAAACGCAGGAAAGATATGGGTAAGAAGGAAGCACAAGGGTGA
- the yabP gene encoding sporulation protein YabP — translation MEEKVRVKRPHRLNMEDRKRIDFTGITDVVSFDPVKVVLESDYGHITIKGEGLHVNRLSVEKGELDLDGRVDSVCYSEAGMKNKQDSFMSRLLR, via the coding sequence ATGGAGGAAAAGGTAAGGGTGAAGCGTCCACACAGGCTGAATATGGAGGACAGGAAAAGAATTGATTTTACAGGAATAACAGATGTAGTGTCATTTGATCCGGTTAAGGTTGTACTTGAATCTGATTATGGGCATATTACAATCAAAGGGGAAGGACTGCATGTTAACAGGCTTTCTGTCGAGAAGGGTGAATTAGACCTTGACGGAAGAGTGGATTCTGTATGTTATTCGGAGGCTGGCATGAAGAATAAGCAGGATTCGTTCATGAGCAGGCTTCTTCGATGA
- a CDS encoding RNA-binding S4 domain-containing protein: protein MRLDKYLKVSRLIKRRTVANDACDAGRVMVNDKVVKASYDVKVGDIIEIQFGNKNVRARVTDVKDTVKKEEAKEMFEYL from the coding sequence ATGAGATTAGATAAATATTTAAAAGTATCAAGACTTATAAAGAGAAGGACTGTTGCCAACGATGCATGTGATGCAGGAAGAGTAATGGTTAATGACAAGGTTGTGAAGGCATCTTATGATGTTAAAGTCGGAGACATTATTGAAATCCAGTTTGGTAACAAGAATGTAAGAGCAAGGGTTACAGATGTCAAGGATACTGTTAAGAAAGAAGAAGCAAAGGAAATGTTTGAATATCTTTAA
- a CDS encoding stage V sporulation T C-terminal domain-containing protein encodes MKATGIVRRIDDLGRIVIPKEIRRTLHIRETDPMEIFTDAEGQIILKKYSPIGDISTFAGKYAESLSDATGMTVCITDREQVIAASGDDKKNLMNKPVTKELNQAMEGRCTIAAGEGEDGFVKVTDEAQFKQEIMYPIICQGDVLGTVLMMSIDMKPKFTDNEKKMVKTAANFLGKHMES; translated from the coding sequence ATGAAAGCCACAGGAATTGTAAGAAGGATAGATGATTTAGGCAGAATTGTCATTCCAAAGGAGATAAGAAGGACACTTCATATAAGGGAAACTGACCCGATGGAGATATTTACGGATGCTGAGGGGCAGATTATTCTGAAAAAATATTCACCGATAGGAGATATTAGCACATTTGCAGGAAAATATGCAGAATCACTGTCGGATGCGACCGGAATGACAGTATGTATAACTGACAGGGAACAGGTTATTGCTGCATCAGGTGACGATAAGAAGAATCTGATGAATAAGCCTGTCACAAAGGAGCTTAATCAGGCAATGGAGGGAAGATGTACCATTGCTGCAGGTGAAGGAGAGGATGGATTTGTGAAAGTCACTGATGAGGCGCAGTTTAAGCAGGAAATTATGTATCCGATAATATGTCAGGGAGATGTTTTAGGTACTGTGCTTATGATGTCTATTGACATGAAGCCAAAGTTTACAGATAATGAAAAGAAAATGGTAAAGACGGCAGCTAACTTTTTAGGAAAGCATATGGAGTCGTAG
- a CDS encoding PadR family transcriptional regulator — MNCDEIVSGLILEFRRGTLIMVVLAQLNKPMYGYSLIKELEGKGISIEGNTLYPLLRRLESQGLLKSEWETDETKPRKYYIITEDGKLVYKKIKAHWEKFSQSINALMEVE; from the coding sequence ATGAATTGCGATGAAATTGTTTCAGGACTGATTCTGGAATTTCGAAGAGGAACACTTATCATGGTAGTGTTAGCACAGCTAAACAAGCCGATGTATGGGTATTCACTTATAAAAGAATTAGAAGGAAAGGGGATTTCAATAGAAGGGAATACTTTATATCCGCTACTGAGAAGACTGGAAAGTCAGGGACTTTTAAAAAGTGAATGGGAAACAGATGAAACGAAGCCGAGAAAGTATTACATCATTACAGAAGATGGAAAACTGGTTTATAAAAAAATTAAAGCACACTGGGAAAAATTTTCCCAGTCAATTAATGCTCTTATGGAGGTGGAATAA
- a CDS encoding glycoside hydrolase family 28 protein, whose protein sequence is MDTIHSDIFPDGTPVDGWFHNTSIPELTKLGKQYIITDYGIHDDGRIYTDNFQKLIDLVYNAGGGVIVIPHGTYITGALFFRQGVNLYIEGGATLMGSDDISDYPVCETRIEGETCQYFAALINASGIDGFTLCGNGTIDGNGLRSWKAFWQRRTWNSNCTNKDEQRARLIYMAGCTNVTVAGLHICNSQFWTNHLYKCSHIRYLNCRITSPSAPVKAPSTDAIDIDACTDILIKGCTINVNDDAVALKGGKGPFADSDKNNGANERIIIEDCTFEFCHGCLTCGSESIHNKNIIMRHIKVDSGYNLLWLKMRPDTPQHYEYITIEYVQGKIFNFININPWTQFFNLKGKTDISPSSTEHIIIRKSTCTCNVFRNIKEAPEQYTLTDIQIDDNIIEEIGTPSDKSKHTGAE, encoded by the coding sequence ATGGACACTATACATTCAGACATTTTCCCAGACGGAACTCCTGTTGATGGCTGGTTTCACAATACCAGCATTCCAGAACTTACCAAACTGGGAAAGCAATATATTATTACAGATTATGGTATACATGATGACGGCAGAATATACACAGATAATTTCCAGAAGCTGATAGACCTTGTATACAATGCTGGTGGCGGTGTAATCGTTATTCCGCATGGTACATACATAACTGGAGCTTTATTTTTCAGACAGGGAGTTAATCTATATATTGAAGGTGGTGCAACACTTATGGGAAGTGACGACATCAGCGATTATCCGGTCTGTGAAACAAGAATAGAAGGTGAAACCTGTCAGTATTTTGCTGCACTTATCAACGCTTCTGGAATTGATGGCTTTACATTGTGCGGTAATGGAACGATAGACGGTAATGGCTTACGAAGCTGGAAAGCCTTCTGGCAGCGAAGAACATGGAATTCCAACTGCACCAACAAAGACGAACAGCGGGCAAGGCTTATCTATATGGCTGGTTGCACCAATGTTACTGTTGCCGGATTGCACATTTGTAATTCGCAGTTCTGGACTAATCACCTTTACAAATGTTCTCATATACGTTACCTTAACTGCCGCATTACAAGCCCGTCTGCTCCTGTCAAAGCGCCTAGCACTGACGCAATAGACATTGATGCCTGCACTGATATTCTTATTAAAGGCTGCACAATTAATGTAAATGATGACGCAGTTGCTTTAAAAGGCGGCAAAGGGCCATTTGCTGACAGTGACAAGAACAATGGCGCTAATGAGCGCATAATTATTGAGGACTGCACATTTGAATTCTGCCATGGATGCCTTACATGTGGCTCAGAATCCATACACAATAAGAATATAATAATGCGTCACATCAAGGTCGACTCAGGTTACAATCTGCTCTGGCTGAAAATGCGTCCCGACACGCCACAGCATTATGAATACATCACTATAGAATATGTTCAGGGAAAGATATTTAATTTCATCAACATTAATCCGTGGACACAGTTTTTCAACCTTAAGGGAAAAACTGATATTTCCCCGTCTTCCACAGAACACATTATAATAAGAAAGAGTACCTGCACCTGTAATGTTTTCCGCAACATAAAAGAAGCACCTGAACAATACACACTCACAGATATCCAGATAGATGACAATATAATAGAAGAAATCGGAACACCTTCCGATAAATCAAAACATACCGGAGCAGAATAA
- a CDS encoding carbon starvation CstA family protein: protein MNTLVIVLIAAVVLFGAYMVYGRWLAKKWGIDPKAETPAVKYNDGKDFVPTNGWTVFSHQFSSIAGAGPVTGAIQAAAFGWLPVLLWILIGGVFFGAVTDFGALYASVKNEGKSMGMIIEKYIGKFGRKIFLLFCWLFTLIVIAAFADMVAGTFNAYTVNADGATVLSAAAKTNGSAGMVSIMFMVFAVVFGLIQKKLNLSGWKEAVLGIVFIIAAFAVGMFFPLEFNKDVWSYITFVYIFFAAVMPMWLMKQPRDYMTTFMFICMIVGAAVGLVVAHPSMNLPVYTGFNNAKLGTMFPILFVTVACGAVSGFHSLVSSGTSSKTVENEKDMLKVGYGAMVLESLLAVLALCVAGAAATNGALPAKTPFAIFSSGVAGFFEMFGVPVHFATVFMTMCVSALALTSLDAVARIGRMSFQELFSVDDMEHAEGWRKLLCNTYFSTIVTLVCGFILTKIGYANIWPLFGSANQLLSALVILTLCVFLKVTGRSNKMLFPPLIIMLCVTFTALVQRTIAMVKAIKLAASVTIPAGQTSWGSVFIANGLQLIIAILLIVLGVIIVVNSVKSYAKSEKNSEKTVA, encoded by the coding sequence ATGAACACATTAGTAATCGTGCTTATCGCGGCAGTTGTACTTTTTGGTGCATACATGGTTTATGGCCGTTGGTTAGCAAAGAAATGGGGTATCGACCCTAAGGCAGAGACACCAGCCGTTAAATATAACGACGGTAAGGATTTCGTTCCAACTAATGGCTGGACAGTTTTCAGTCATCAGTTCTCATCAATCGCAGGAGCAGGTCCTGTAACAGGTGCTATTCAGGCAGCAGCATTTGGATGGTTACCAGTTTTACTCTGGATCCTCATCGGTGGTGTATTCTTCGGAGCAGTTACAGACTTTGGTGCACTTTATGCTTCAGTTAAGAATGAAGGTAAGTCAATGGGTATGATCATTGAGAAGTACATCGGTAAGTTTGGTCGTAAGATTTTCTTACTTTTCTGCTGGTTATTCACACTTATCGTTATCGCAGCATTTGCAGATATGGTTGCAGGTACATTTAATGCTTACACAGTAAATGCTGATGGTGCTACTGTTTTATCAGCAGCAGCTAAGACAAATGGTTCAGCTGGTATGGTATCTATCATGTTTATGGTATTTGCCGTAGTATTCGGTCTTATCCAGAAGAAGTTAAATCTTTCAGGCTGGAAAGAAGCAGTACTTGGTATTGTGTTTATTATCGCAGCATTTGCTGTTGGTATGTTCTTCCCACTTGAGTTCAACAAAGATGTATGGAGTTATATCACATTTGTATATATCTTCTTCGCTGCAGTTATGCCAATGTGGTTAATGAAGCAGCCTCGTGACTATATGACAACATTCATGTTCATCTGCATGATCGTAGGTGCAGCAGTTGGTCTTGTAGTTGCACATCCTTCAATGAATCTTCCTGTATATACAGGATTCAATAATGCAAAGCTTGGAACAATGTTCCCAATTCTTTTCGTAACTGTTGCCTGCGGTGCCGTTTCTGGTTTCCACAGCCTTGTATCTTCTGGTACATCTTCTAAGACAGTTGAGAACGAGAAGGATATGCTTAAGGTTGGTTACGGCGCAATGGTACTTGAGAGTTTACTTGCAGTACTTGCCCTTTGTGTTGCTGGTGCAGCTGCCACTAACGGAGCGCTTCCAGCTAAGACACCATTCGCAATCTTCAGTAGTGGTGTAGCAGGATTCTTTGAAATGTTTGGTGTTCCAGTACATTTTGCAACAGTATTCATGACAATGTGTGTATCTGCTCTTGCTCTTACATCACTTGATGCAGTTGCCCGTATCGGTCGTATGAGTTTCCAGGAACTCTTCAGCGTAGATGATATGGAACATGCAGAAGGATGGAGAAAGTTATTGTGCAATACATACTTCTCAACAATCGTAACATTAGTATGTGGATTCATCCTTACTAAGATTGGATATGCAAATATCTGGCCATTATTTGGTTCAGCTAACCAGTTATTAAGCGCTCTTGTAATTCTTACACTCTGCGTATTCTTAAAGGTTACAGGACGAAGCAACAAAATGCTTTTCCCTCCTCTTATCATCATGCTTTGTGTAACATTTACAGCACTTGTACAGAGAACAATTGCAATGGTTAAGGCTATCAAGTTAGCAGCTTCTGTTACAATTCCTGCTGGACAGACATCTTGGGGAAGCGTATTCATCGCTAACGGACTTCAGCTTATAATTGCTATACTCCTTATTGTACTTGGTGTAATCATCGTAGTTAACTCAGTAAAGAGCTATGCAAAGAGCGAGAAGAACTCTGAGAAGACAGTAGCTTAA
- a CDS encoding methyl-accepting chemotaxis protein, whose product MNYDANVFKAKANIKARRIWLVFSLLLTANYGTDAANGIYPKSSYIIFVALCWIPFFIGELFFRIKGKATDAYRLCLVIGYGIFYTFVICTTDSPISFTYILPVMSLLVLYKNKKFMINCGIANVLSVIVSDVYRYVVLGCRSDADMKNYQLQVACLLLCYICYVMSIRHLNESDGALNGSIKADLDRVVSTVEKVKTSSNSIMSGITVVRELASENKHGSDVIMLGMNELSSNNEDLRSHTASSTDMTTDISSQVEHVAQLIDDMVSLTSESQEHAYTSSSDLENLITTATTMSELSSEVEHILHDFESEFKTVKDQTSAIDNISSQTNLLALNASIEAARAGDAGKGFAVVAEQIRALSTETKTSSSEIQSALDRLAVISDKMLSSIGETLSLIQVTLDKIKQTSESISLITSDSTQIEDHIHIIDTAIKDVESANKQLVSNMSQVSDIVDTMTECITNSRDISSRIVSKYDESATNINTMENTIQALMCELGVGGFMGIEDIKTGMKASAILKGTHGENVEYHGTIKTHNDNSITLELEKALPAVNSAIECDMLVTVENVIYHWENAKIAADKKASATTGIVTITTRPQILNRRKYPRIDMNNHCTITVKGTDETFEGKLDNLSANGFAFLSKDRFFSNNKGKIITVSIDNFDLPTHSVLEGQIIRCSDNDGIYIVGCQMPEDNYYIMEYVEQMIRTQKK is encoded by the coding sequence ATGAACTACGATGCTAATGTTTTTAAAGCCAAGGCTAATATTAAAGCCCGTCGGATATGGCTTGTTTTCTCACTCCTTTTGACCGCCAATTATGGTACTGATGCAGCTAATGGAATCTATCCAAAAAGCAGCTACATAATATTTGTTGCACTTTGCTGGATACCTTTCTTTATTGGAGAATTATTTTTCAGAATCAAGGGAAAAGCAACTGATGCGTACAGATTATGTCTTGTTATTGGTTATGGTATTTTCTATACATTTGTAATATGCACAACTGATTCTCCGATTTCATTCACATACATTCTCCCGGTTATGAGTCTTCTCGTTCTATATAAGAACAAGAAATTCATGATTAACTGCGGTATTGCTAATGTACTCTCTGTTATTGTCAGTGATGTGTACAGATATGTTGTTCTCGGATGCAGGTCTGATGCAGATATGAAGAATTACCAGTTACAGGTTGCATGTCTTCTTCTATGCTACATCTGCTATGTTATGTCTATCAGACACCTTAATGAATCCGATGGTGCTTTGAATGGAAGTATTAAAGCTGATCTTGACAGAGTTGTTTCAACTGTTGAGAAAGTTAAGACTTCAAGTAATTCTATTATGAGTGGAATTACTGTTGTACGCGAACTGGCTTCAGAGAATAAGCATGGTTCTGATGTTATCATGCTTGGCATGAACGAACTTTCAAGCAATAATGAAGATTTAAGAAGCCATACTGCTTCTTCCACTGATATGACAACTGACATAAGCTCACAGGTAGAACATGTTGCTCAGCTTATTGACGATATGGTAAGCCTTACTTCTGAGTCACAGGAGCATGCATACACAAGCTCAAGCGACCTTGAAAACCTTATTACAACAGCAACTACAATGTCTGAGCTTTCTTCAGAGGTTGAGCATATCCTGCATGATTTTGAATCAGAATTCAAGACCGTTAAAGACCAGACAAGTGCTATCGACAATATATCCAGCCAGACCAATCTTCTTGCCCTCAATGCTTCTATTGAAGCTGCAAGAGCCGGGGATGCAGGTAAAGGCTTTGCTGTTGTAGCTGAACAGATTCGTGCATTAAGCACAGAAACTAAGACCTCTTCCAGTGAAATACAGAGTGCATTAGACCGTCTTGCTGTAATCTCCGATAAAATGCTTTCTTCTATTGGAGAGACTTTATCACTTATACAGGTTACTCTTGACAAGATTAAACAGACAAGTGAAAGTATCAGTCTTATCACATCTGATTCTACTCAGATTGAAGACCATATACATATTATTGATACAGCCATTAAAGATGTTGAATCTGCTAACAAGCAGCTTGTAAGCAACATGTCCCAGGTATCAGATATAGTTGATACCATGACAGAGTGCATAACTAATTCAAGAGATATCAGCAGCCGTATTGTAAGTAAATATGACGAAAGTGCTACTAATATCAATACCATGGAAAATACAATACAGGCTCTTATGTGTGAACTTGGTGTTGGCGGTTTCATGGGTATTGAAGATATTAAGACAGGCATGAAGGCATCCGCAATCCTTAAAGGTACTCATGGTGAAAATGTTGAATATCACGGAACCATTAAGACACATAATGACAACAGCATAACTCTTGAACTTGAGAAGGCACTGCCTGCAGTTAATTCAGCAATTGAATGTGACATGTTAGTAACAGTTGAAAATGTAATATACCATTGGGAAAACGCTAAGATTGCAGCTGATAAAAAAGCATCTGCAACAACGGGCATTGTTACAATCACAACAAGACCGCAGATTCTTAACCGTCGTAAATATCCTAGAATTGATATGAATAATCACTGTACAATTACAGTAAAGGGTACAGACGAAACATTTGAAGGAAAACTTGATAATCTGAGTGCCAATGGTTTTGCATTTCTCTCAAAAGACAGATTTTTCTCTAATAACAAAGGCAAAATCATTACTGTTTCAATTGATAATTTTGATTTGCCTACACATTCTGTATTAGAGGGTCAGATTATAAGATGTTCTGATAATGACGGCATCTACATAGTAGGCTGCCAGATGCCAGAGGATAACTACTACATTATGGAATATGTAGAGCAAATGATACGGACTCAAAAAAAATAA
- a CDS encoding ABC transporter ATP-binding protein: MAELQQDTEKYVELRNINKTYGTFKASNNINLGIGKGKLIALLGPSGSGKTTILRMIAGLETADSGDIIIDGKVVNDVPASKRGIGFVFQNYALFRYMTVYDNIAFGLKVNKWKKSDIKKRVDELIELVGLSGMAKRYPSQLSGGQRQRVAFARALAPNPELLLLDEPFAAIDAKVRQELRSWLRDMITKVGITSIFVTHDQDEAIEVADEIIVTNKGHIEQIGTPRQIYREPETAFMAEFMGHPVHVDRINKIKGFNQLDDSVKAVLRPENVNITRLDEKVDSAASVEKGVVVGKLFMGKEVEITVNVNGIEVVGTRNVEEAPIKKGEEVNVFIHRAFTYGADGIVNIVENANKFEDWMVI, from the coding sequence ATAGGGAAGGGCAAGCTTATTGCACTGCTTGGACCTAGCGGAAGTGGCAAAACTACAATCTTAAGAATGATAGCAGGTCTTGAGACTGCGGATTCAGGTGATATTATTATTGATGGCAAGGTTGTTAATGATGTGCCGGCAAGTAAGCGTGGAATAGGTTTTGTTTTCCAGAACTACGCACTTTTCAGATATATGACAGTGTATGATAACATTGCATTTGGATTAAAAGTTAATAAATGGAAAAAATCGGACATTAAGAAACGTGTTGATGAGCTTATTGAACTTGTCGGACTTTCGGGCATGGCGAAAAGATACCCTAGCCAGTTATCAGGTGGACAGAGACAGAGAGTAGCATTTGCAAGGGCATTAGCACCTAATCCGGAGCTTCTGCTTCTTGATGAACCATTTGCAGCAATTGATGCGAAGGTAAGACAGGAATTAAGAAGCTGGCTTCGTGACATGATTACAAAGGTTGGAATCACAAGTATATTTGTAACACATGACCAGGATGAGGCAATTGAGGTTGCTGATGAAATTATTGTCACTAACAAGGGACATATAGAGCAGATTGGAACGCCAAGACAGATATACAGAGAGCCTGAGACAGCATTTATGGCGGAATTCATGGGACATCCGGTACATGTTGACCGGATTAATAAGATTAAAGGTTTTAACCAGCTTGATGATTCTGTTAAGGCGGTATTAAGACCGGAGAATGTCAACATCACAAGGCTTGATGAGAAAGTTGATTCAGCCGCTTCTGTTGAGAAGGGCGTGGTTGTAGGTAAGCTTTTCATGGGAAAGGAAGTCGAGATAACTGTCAATGTCAACGGCATAGAGGTTGTCGGGACAAGAAATGTAGAGGAAGCTCCGATAAAGAAGGGTGAGGAAGTAAATGTATTTATTCACAGGGCATTTACTTACGGCGCAGATGGAATTGTCAACATTGTTGAAAATGCAAATAAGTTCGAAGACTGGATGGTTATCTAG